Within the Arthrobacter sp. UKPF54-2 genome, the region GCGAGGTCCCCACCTACGGCGCCCGGCAGATCCCCGGGCAGTACTACCCGGGCGTGCCGGTGGACATCATTTTCGAGAGCAGCAGCTGGACCAGCTTCGAGACGGAAATGCCCACCGGCCACGCCGTCGACGAGGTCACCGTCCGGGGACGCACCTTCCACGCCACCCTGATCGACGCCGGCGCCCCGGCGGCGCTCTTCGATCCGCAGGACTTTGGCTTCACCGGCCGGGAGGACGCGGAAGAGCTGGAGGAACTGGTGGCCCTCGCACCGGAGCTGCGGTCCGCCGCCGCCAAGGTCATGGGCATCCCCAGCCACCTGACCTCCATCCCGAAGGTGGGCATCGTAGGCCCGCCGCCGGCAGGGGAGACGGGCGTCTCCGCACGGATGATCTCCATGGGCGCCCTCCACCCCGCCATCGGCCTCACCAGCGCCGTCGCCATCGCCGCCGCCTCCGGCCGCGCCGGCTCCGTCGTCGCCAACGCCGCGGTGAGTAACGCCGAAAGCGCAGGCCACGACGGCGGCGACACCCTGGCGATCCACCTCCTGAACGGTGCCACCAGGACGGCACTGGACGCAGCGGTTCCCACCAAAGTCGCATTCCAACGGTCCGCCAGGGTCATCAGCGAAGGAACAGTGCTCGTCCCCGGCGACTGACCGGGCGGCAGGCTTACATTCACAAGGACGTGTCATGAAAATCAGCATCCAGAATTTGCAGCTCAAGTACGGCGACTTCGTCGCCATCGAGAACCTCAACCTAGACATCGGCGACGGCGAGGCCCTGGTTCTCCTGGGCCAGTCCGGCTGCGGCAAGACCAGCACCATGCGCTGCCTTGCCGGCCTGGAAGAACCCAGCTCCGGCCGGATCATCATCGACGACGTCGTGGTGTTCGATTCGGAAAAGGGCATCAACCTGCCGCCGAACAAGCGCAACGTCGGCATGGTCTTCCAGTCCTACGCAGTGTGGCCGCACATGACGGTCTTCCAGAACGTCGC harbors:
- a CDS encoding PrpF domain-containing protein; its protein translation is MTSPTGTVQLGESDSPRTSVIQVPAALVRGGTSKCWIFRQSDLPADTADIERLLIRTFGSPDLRQIDGVGGASSTTSKAIIVDDLGSADGVVNYRFAQVAIDNPSVEWDSNCGNCATGLGLYALHARLVTPADGVSRVTIVNTLTGLSLVCEVPTPGGEVPTYGARQIPGQYYPGVPVDIIFESSSWTSFETEMPTGHAVDEVTVRGRTFHATLIDAGAPAALFDPQDFGFTGREDAEELEELVALAPELRSAAAKVMGIPSHLTSIPKVGIVGPPPAGETGVSARMISMGALHPAIGLTSAVAIAAASGRAGSVVANAAVSNAESAGHDGGDTLAIHLLNGATRTALDAAVPTKVAFQRSARVISEGTVLVPGD